The Camelina sativa cultivar DH55 chromosome 14, Cs, whole genome shotgun sequence genome includes a window with the following:
- the LOC104741905 gene encoding 60S ribosomal protein L9-1 yields MKTILSSETMDIPDSVTIKVHAKVIEVEGPRGKLVRDFKHLNLDFQLIKDPETGKKKLKIDSWFGSRKTSASIRTALSHVDNLISGVTRGFRYKMRFVYAHFPINASIGGDGKSIEIRNFLGEKKVRKVDMLDGVTIVRSEKVKDEIVLDGNDIELVSRSCALINQKCHVKKKDIRKFLDGIYVSEKSKIVEEE; encoded by the exons ATGAAGACTATTCTATCTTCCGAGACGATGGACATCCCCGACAGCGTGACCATCAAGGTTCACGCCAAAGTGATCGAAGTCGAAGGTCCTCGCGGCAAACTTGTTCGCGATTTCAAGCATCTCAACCTCGATTTCCAGCTGATCAAGGACCCCGAGACTGGTaagaagaagcttaagatcGATTCGTGGTTTGGATCCCGCAAAACCAGTGCTTCCATCAGAACCGCACTTAGCCACGTTGATAACCTCATCTCCGGTGTGACCAGAGGTTTCAGGTACAAGATGAGGTTCGTGTATGCTCATTTTCCCATTAATGCTTCCATTGGTGGTGATGGCAAGTCTATTGAGATCCGTAACTTCCTTGGCGAGaagaag GTGAGGAAGGTAGATATGTTGGATGGTGTGACCATTGTTCGATCTGAGAAGGTGAAGGATGAGATCGTTCTTGATGGTAATGACATTGAGCTTGTGTCAAGGTCATGCGCTTTGATCAACCAG AAATGTCACgtaaagaagaaggatatcAGGAAGTTTCTTGATGGTATCTATGTGAGCGAGAAGAGCAAGATCGTTGAAGAGGAATAG
- the LOC104741906 gene encoding actin-like, with protein sequence MAEGEETQPLVVDNGTGMLKEWDRRMLMLAMKLNPKELIEKMTRMMFETFDVPAMYVAIQAVLSLYVSGHTTIVLDSGDGVSHTVPIYEGYALPHAILRLVLAGSDLTNALMKILTERKRGYVFTTSAKREIVRKYSVWIGGSILTSSTFQQMWISKAEYKESRPAIVHRKASRQPLYVACSLQFLFDIESG encoded by the exons ATGGCAGAAGGAGAAGAGACTCAACCACTTGTTGTTGATAATGGAACTGGAATGCTCAAG GAATGGGACAGAAGGATGCTTATGTTGGCGATGAAGCTCAATCCAAAAGAG CTAATAGAGAAGATGACTCGGATGATGTTTGAGACTTTTGATGTCCCTGCTATGTATGTTGCTATTCAAGCTGTGCTTTCGCTTTATGTCAGTGGCCATACAA ctATTGTGTTGGATTCAGGTGATGGAGTTAGTCACACGGTTCCTATATATGAAGGCTATGCACTTCCTCATGCTATTCTCAGGCTTGTTTTAGCTGGAAGTGATCTTACTAATGCTTTGATGAAGATCttgacagagagaaagagagggtaCGTGTTCACCACAAGCGCTAAGAGAGAAATTGTGAGGAAGTATAGTGTATGGATTGGGGGTTCCATCTTGACTTCTAGCACATTCCAACAG ATGTGGATATCAAAAGCAGAATACAAAGAATCAAGGCCAGCCATTGTTCACAGGAAAGCTTCTAGACAACCTCTTTATGTAGCTTGCAGTTTGCAATTTCTTTTTGATATAGAAAGTGGATAA